TGTTGCAATGGAGCACCCTTCTCGAATGGGCCGGAGATGCTCGGGTGATGGTAGAGCGCGACATATGTCGCATCGTCGCCGCAGTGGATCGTGTGACCGCCGTTGAGGGATGGCCCCTCCCACCGCCTGCGCCATCCGGCCAGCTTGGCGAGGAAATCCGCCATCCGCTGCGGATCGCTGACCGAGATGTTGACGTGTTCGAGAGTGCCGGTGGGCATTGCGGGTTTCCTTCGTTCGATTGACTCCAACGGCGACTTCGAATCGCCTGCTTGCCGGTTGTGCAACCTCAAGCTAACTTAAGGTCAAGGAGTTTTTGCGATGTCCCGGAAAATGCGCGCAAGCGACCTGCTTTCGATCGGCGACCTTGCCCGCCGGACCGGTCTGTCGGTCTCGGCGATCCGCTATTACGAGGACCGCGGGCTGGTCGAACCGATCCGCACCGGCGGTAACCAGCGACGCTTCCTGCGCAGCGATATCCGGCGTCTGAGCTTCGTGATGATCGCCCAGCAACTCGGGCTTTCATTGGGAGAAATCGAGGAGGAGTTGCGGCGCCTGCCGCATGGTCGCACCCCCGATGCGCGGGATTGGCGGCGAATCAGCGGCAAGGTGCGCGATGCGATCGACGCGAAGATCGCGCTGCTCATGAAAACCCGAGAAGACCTTGACGGCTGCATCGGTTGCGGCTGCCTCAGCCTGAAGAAGTGTCGGCTTTACAACCCGCAAGACAAGTGGGCCGAAGGGGGCAGCGGGCCGCGCGTGCTGCGGTCGGGGGCGAGTTGACGGGGGGCTGCGAACGGCCCATCCTCCGGCGCTATGGAACCAGTACTTGCCCATGTCGTCGATCGCTGTCGGGAAGCAGTGTCCGGGCCCGATCCGCAAACCAGGGTCATCGAGATCGTGCGCGAAGCGATGGCCGATCCTGCGATGCCGGCGGCGATCGCCCCGCGATCCGAGTATGAAACGCTCGAGGATCTCGCGCTGCACCGCAGCCCCGAACTGACGATCTTCGCCGCCGCGTTCGCACCGGGCCTGGGGGTCGGTCCGCACAACCACAATATGTGGTCGGTGGTGGGGGTCTGCTCGGGCCAGGAAGAAAACCGGTTCTTCGAGCGCGACGGCGGGGGCCTGCGCGATGTCGGAGTGGAAACGGTTGAGGGCCCGGGCGTGTTGTCCAATGCCGCAGACGTCATCCA
Above is a window of Tsuneonella mangrovi DNA encoding:
- a CDS encoding VOC family protein, whose amino-acid sequence is MPTGTLEHVNISVSDPQRMADFLAKLAGWRRRWEGPSLNGGHTIHCGDDATYVALYHHPSISGPFEKGAPLQHVALVVDDLDAAEQVVLDAGLETLNHGDYDPGRRFYFFDWDGIEWEIVSYE
- the soxR gene encoding redox-sensitive transcriptional activator SoxR — encoded protein: MRASDLLSIGDLARRTGLSVSAIRYYEDRGLVEPIRTGGNQRRFLRSDIRRLSFVMIAQQLGLSLGEIEEELRRLPHGRTPDARDWRRISGKVRDAIDAKIALLMKTREDLDGCIGCGCLSLKKCRLYNPQDKWAEGGSGPRVLRSGAS